In the genome of Pseudobacteroides sp., the window ATAAGCTTGAAGAGGAGCAAAATAATGTTGTACTTATGACTCTTCACAGTGCAAAAGGCCTTGAATTCCCAGCAGTTTTCCTTGTAGGAATGGAAGAAGGAATATTCCCAGGCTACCGTGCCGTAACTGATGAAAGTGAGCTTGAAGAAGAACGAAGACTTTGCTATGTTGGAATAACCAGATCCAAAAAATGGCTTTACATGACAAGCACTTTAAGCCGTACCTTATTTGGAAATACCACATACAATAAAGCCTCTAGGTTTTTAAACGAAATACCTGCGGAGCTTATTGAAGGCTATGGAAGGCCATCGGCCAGATCGGCTTCAAGTTTCTCCAGCAGCGTCACCACCTCAGGGAACTCAGGTTTCCCAAGGCAGGCTAACGGCATGCAAAAGGATTCAGGCTTTCCAAGGCAAATAAACAGTGTCCAAAAGGATACTATTTCCAGCCTGAACAGGACCTACAATCCTGCATCAGTAAGTTCCCCAAAACCAGCAGGTATCAAGTCTGCCTTTAATGTCGGAGACAAGGTGGAGCACAAAAAGTTTGGTATAGGTATTATTACATCGGTAGAAAAGGAGAATGATGATTTCAAACTGGAAATACACTTTAAGGGCTCTGGAATGAAAAGACTAATGGCAGCTTTTGCCAACCTCACAAAGATAGGGTAGAAATTGTGGTGCAGTATACACCATAATTTTCTGGATATTAAAAAGTGGCTTCGCTTCAATAAAAGCAAAGTCACTTTTTTAAGTTAAACGCTTTATTTCAATATCATTTTCCACTGCCTGAAAGCTTCTTAAGCTCCGCAATCCAGCTGTCTGCAGTATTTTTATACATTGGGCTCGTTTGTCCTACAATGGTAAACTCATTTATAGCCTGATCGTACTTTTTCATATCGGTATAAATAAGTCCCAGCAAATAATGACCGTCAGCAGAGCTTATATTTAGTACCTTATTGGCGTAATCTATAGCAGTACCGAAATTTTTCTGATAGCTCTCAATTATCCCCATCTCCCAATATACACTGACCTTGGTTCCCTGAGCAATATTCATGTCTAATAGCTCATTACCAATACTTTTTGCTTCAGTCCACTTCTGCTCATCTATAAACTTTTCCATCTGACCTAATTTTTCATCTACCACTGCTTTATCCACAGCAGATTTTTCATGCAAGCTTAGCACTCCTACAACTATTGCAACAGCAACAATTATTACAAATACAACGCCTGCTAAAACCTTAAGCAGTAATCTGGCCCTTTTTGCATCTGCTTTTTCCGAATGGGACCTCATACCATTTGTACCTTTTGTCATAATATACCTCTTCCCCGCTTTTAGTCATGATCAAAAAAATAACTTCCACTATAGTTTTTATACATGCCTTAAGATAAAATATCTAGTATTTCTTTTGGAGTGCTTACTAAGAAATCAGGATTATGGGACCTTAACGCATCATGTATGTCAAACCCCCAGGTTACAGCAATTATTTTTACAAAAGACTTTTTACAAGCATGGATATCTCTCACTTCGTCACCCACATACAAGGTTTCATCCTTATCAAGTCTGCGTTTACTGATATATCTTGATATGGAAACATCTTTGCCAAAAAGGCCCTTTGCAGAATAAATATCGTCAAAAACGCTTATCCCTTTGTTTTTGAAGTATTCTTTGATTGTGCTCTCCGCATTGGAAGAAATTATGCTTAGGTTAATATTTTTTTCCTTTAATTTGTAGAGAACTTCCTCAATCCCGTCAATCAATCCTATGGCATTTAAGTGGCTTTTATACCGTTTAAGTACACCAGCCATAAGGAGTTGAATTTTGTAAATGGGTATCTTTAAATATTTTGCTCTATCCCTATAAGGCAGACCGCTTATGTAATCCAACTCTTGCTCATTTATAATTCTGAATTTGTTTTTTTCTGCAATTTCATTATATAAATTCATAACAAGTTCTTTTGTATTTACAATAGTGCCGTCAAAATCAAAGATAATATTTTTTACCATAAAACTGCCACCCTATTAATTGATTTATCACTTTTAATATGAAATAGTAATTTTCAACATAGCAATATTATACAATAAGTATCCATATCAAAGCAAATGATATCTGCTATATTTGGATCATGACTATAAAAAAAGACAAGGCCCCTCTTTTGGAGTTCACCTTGTCCAATAATATATATTTACAAAAATTGATTGTTATACTGATGGCTTGAATTCGTAGCTAACATCCTTGCCGTTAACTGTAATCAGTAGGTATTTTACTTTGGAGGCCGCATTTGATGAGTTTAATCCTGCCAAATCATATCCTGTTGTTGAAAAATATTTTACGCCATCTTCCATTATAGTTGAGTTCGAGCCGTTTTTATATATGACCCAAACATTCTTTCCCTTTGTTTTATGGTATTCCGAAAGCATATCCATAAATAGATTGCCCTCTAATTTGTCGGAAAAATTCCTCGGTGAATCAGACATGAATATAAATAAATTGTCGCCTGAATAGGAGCTAAGTTTATCCATAAACCATTTCCACTGCCCGGGATCACTCTTTCTAAGCCCGTTTTTTGATGTATCCAGTTGTATGAGCCTGCTGCCTTTATAGTCCACAGACTTGTAATTCTTGCTTGTTGATATTGTCTGAACCTTTATATTGGATGTCAGCTTATGAGTACCATTTCCTAAAATAACCGCCATATCTGACATATCCTTGCTTATTGATTGGGTAAACCTCTGAGTCACCAGCTTTTGAAGTATGTTTTTAGGTTCTGCTGATTGTCCAAATACACTTATTCTGAAGGAATTGGCAGTCTTTTTAAATGCCACGGTCTTTTGTTGAGGATCTTTATACTCAGTATCTGCAGGTATGTTTACCTGATCAAGCGAAGGGTAGAAAGATGATACTAGGGTAAGATCATCAAAATACACGCTGCCTGAGTCGGGCACAGGGTTTACCTGAGCAAGATATATTTTTGTAAGACGAGCCGGCATCTTGACACTTTGAAGGGATGCTTCAAGGTACTTCCAGCCATCCCAGTTCAAATCCTTAGTAAATTCTATTATCTGTTTACTGCCCACTGAGTCATACAGTTCAGCCCTCAGCCAGTTTGGTGCAGAGTGGGTGTTATATACCCAAATACCTAGCTTTTCACCCTGTTCCAATTTCATGCCCTGATCGGGCAATACCATATAAGCAGCTCTTGTACCCTCTGTGACTGAGAAATCATATGTCAGCTTACCTGAATATAAACCGGTTTTAGCGTACTCATTAGAAGCTTCATAGGAGCCTGAAAGCCCTGCCGGGCTTGACATGAACGTTCCGTTAAACTGTTCAAAGCCGTCAATCACTTTACTATGGCTTACAGCAACCGCTACGCCGCAGTATGCATGGGCGTTTCCAACAGAAGCATCTATATAGCCTGCTCCTTGAGCCTGAGCAGTAAATGTGCCTCCGTTAAAGCTTCCAATGTCGCCATTAACAGACCATTTAACATCAGCCGGATTAATTGCTGATGTAAACCCATCCTTGTCTATGCCTGTAACGGTAAATGTTTTGGTTCCGTTTAGAGGCAACTTTATAGTGTCGGTATTTAAATCAATCTCTACAGGATTTCCCAGTACGTCAATCTCAAGGACAGAACTGATCTCACCTACCGTAGCTTTTATGACAGCCTTGCCTGATGACTTGGGGTAAAATGTGTTGCCCACGAAATCCCCCTTTACCCCCGAAACACTATAGGTAACTTGGTTAGGATCCACCGAAATAGGATTTAGATACCTGTCAAAGCCTTTCACACTAAAACTTCTGGATGTATTTACAAATACATTTTTGTCTGAAGTATCAGTAGTATCAATTACTAATCCTTCAAGCTCAGCCGGCGGAGCAACGGAAAACACTCCCAACCCGGCAGCTATATTCCTTTGTGCACCGTCGGAAGGACTGTTAATCAACGACACCTTTGTATCTCCCTGATGACGTGCTACCATGGTTGTAGATCCGCCGCCATCAAAATTTATTGCGTTATATGCTCCAAGTTCAAGCATAAGTTTGGCTAATTCAGTCTGATCCATACCAACCCCAAGGTTTTGTCTTCCATCTAAAGCAACCATAATGAGCTGTTTTCCGTCTTTTGTAGAGCCCACAGCCGTTCTTGGACTTTTACCTGCCATATTTATCGAAAACTTGGAGGGTATCTTTCCATCCTTTAACAAAATTGCACTTCCTGTCATGGAAACCGCTATTGAGCTCCAGTCAGGTGTTGTGTTAATTGACAGCTTCACTTCATCCCCTACTTGGAAATTATTTGTTATTTTAGGTCCATTAGCTGCTGTAGTGACTATAACATATCCGTTTTCAGGAATTTCTACAGCCGGCTGTGCAAAACGCATTTCGGCTATCCTGCCCTCATCAACTACAACCTCAAACATTTCGGGATATTTTTCCGATGCTCCTATGGATGTTTTTCCCCATCGCCTGTCCAGCACGATTATATCCTTATGGCCTGTTCTGCTTGGCTTGTTGAACTGTGCTACATCTATGAGCTTTCCATTAGGTGCCGCCAGCTTGATATTAGTTTTCCAGTAATCAAAGAATACCTTATTGGCATTGTTTATGGAAATAGAGCCCATGTTGTCACCGGTGCTGTTATACCCTGACTGAGCACTTACCACCTTGCCGGATTCAATTATAGTACCATCGGGATAACCGCCTCCCGCTTCTCCCGTCCAGTTAAAAAAGCTTGAATTTATTGCGGCAACTGCCCCTCTTGTCTCAGCAAGAGTTTTCAGCGGTGCAAGCTTCATAATTGAATCTGTGTTTGTCAAAGAATCTATCTTGATATTTGGATTGCCCAAATCAATTCTCAATACATTAATGGTCTGCCAACCATCGGCAGTAAACTTCGTAATCTTCTCTAAAGTGGCTCCCG includes:
- a CDS encoding HAD-IA family hydrolase, which encodes MVKNIIFDFDGTIVNTKELVMNLYNEIAEKNKFRIINEQELDYISGLPYRDRAKYLKIPIYKIQLLMAGVLKRYKSHLNAIGLIDGIEEVLYKLKEKNINLSIISSNAESTIKEYFKNKGISVFDDIYSAKGLFGKDVSISRYISKRRLDKDETLYVGDEVRDIHACKKSFVKIIAVTWGFDIHDALRSHNPDFLVSTPKEILDILS
- a CDS encoding phosphodiester glycosidase family protein, coding for MNYIREIVAIYTAIAVLLLVPVNYVSAEPTVIYQKTVKEKITSGATLEKITKFTADGWQTINVLRIDLGNPNIKIDSLTNTDSIMKLAPLKTLAETRGAVAAINSSFFNWTGEAGGGYPDGTIIESGKVVSAQSGYNSTGDNMGSISINNANKVFFDYWKTNIKLAAPNGKLIDVAQFNKPSRTGHKDIIVLDRRWGKTSIGASEKYPEMFEVVVDEGRIAEMRFAQPAVEIPENGYVIVTTAANGPKITNNFQVGDEVKLSINTTPDWSSIAVSMTGSAILLKDGKIPSKFSINMAGKSPRTAVGSTKDGKQLIMVALDGRQNLGVGMDQTELAKLMLELGAYNAINFDGGGSTTMVARHQGDTKVSLINSPSDGAQRNIAAGLGVFSVAPPAELEGLVIDTTDTSDKNVFVNTSRSFSVKGFDRYLNPISVDPNQVTYSVSGVKGDFVGNTFYPKSSGKAVIKATVGEISSVLEIDVLGNPVEIDLNTDTIKLPLNGTKTFTVTGIDKDGFTSAINPADVKWSVNGDIGSFNGGTFTAQAQGAGYIDASVGNAHAYCGVAVAVSHSKVIDGFEQFNGTFMSSPAGLSGSYEASNEYAKTGLYSGKLTYDFSVTEGTRAAYMVLPDQGMKLEQGEKLGIWVYNTHSAPNWLRAELYDSVGSKQIIEFTKDLNWDGWKYLEASLQSVKMPARLTKIYLAQVNPVPDSGSVYFDDLTLVSSFYPSLDQVNIPADTEYKDPQQKTVAFKKTANSFRISVFGQSAEPKNILQKLVTQRFTQSISKDMSDMAVILGNGTHKLTSNIKVQTISTSKNYKSVDYKGSRLIQLDTSKNGLRKSDPGQWKWFMDKLSSYSGDNLFIFMSDSPRNFSDKLEGNLFMDMLSEYHKTKGKNVWVIYKNGSNSTIMEDGVKYFSTTGYDLAGLNSSNAASKVKYLLITVNGKDVSYEFKPSV